One Bacillota bacterium genomic window, GGCCTGGGCAACCCGCCCGAACCCGGGCACGAGGATCCGGACATCACCAATGCCGGGGGTCAGCCTGCGACAGTGAGGCCTGGCGGTGCGTTCTTCGACTCCGCGATGTCGTTTGCGATAATACGAGGGGGCCATGTGGACGTCACGGTGCTCGGTGGTCTTGAAGTGGACGAGAAGGGGAACCTGGCGAACTGGGCGGTTCCAGGAAAGGTCTTCGGCATGGGAGGGGCTATGGACCTTGTGGTCGGAGCCAAGCGGGTTATAGTCGCCATGGAGCATAGGACCAAGGATGGCAGGCCGAAGATCCTCAGAAAGTGCACACTCCCTCTGACGGCGTGTGCTGAGGTGGACATGATCGTCACGGAGATGTGTGTGATAGAGCGGAAAGCAGAAGGTCTCG contains:
- a CDS encoding 3-oxoacid CoA-transferase subunit B, which produces MDPREFIARRIASEFQSGNVVNLGIGMPTLVAKYLPPDVEIVLQSENGLVGLGNPPEPGHEDPDITNAGGQPATVRPGGAFFDSAMSFAIIRGGHVDVTVLGGLEVDEKGNLANWAVPGKVFGMGGAMDLVVGAKRVIVAMEHRTKDGRPKILRKCTLPLTACAEVDMIVTEMCVIERKAEGLVLRETAPGVTAAQVQEATEARLVLPPQVRTMQV